The Sphingomonas sp. So64.6b genome includes a region encoding these proteins:
- a CDS encoding LacI family DNA-binding transcriptional regulator — translation MRATIKDVSREAGVSIKTVSRVLNNERYVGTATRERVQAAVALLNFRPSTAARSLAGRRSFQIALICDNPSPYYVYEMQSGIRDRCAADGVRMIAQPYDRNSETLLDDVESLVDATNVDGLILTPPVTDYPAVLDLLARRGVRFVRVSPGGDVNLTSSTFIDNGRAAREMTEHLIGLGHRRIGFIAGHPSYETSTQRRNGYLKALQAAGIASDPALIVEGSYDFASGAAAAEILLSLEVPPSAIFASSDDMAAGALTVAHRREISVPGQLSVAGFDDTALAGFVWPPLTTIRQPTRQMAYQAADLLLGGEDAPVERREIGFELVVRDSTGPVPK, via the coding sequence GTGCGTGCGACCATCAAGGACGTATCCCGCGAAGCGGGGGTCTCGATCAAGACGGTATCGCGCGTGCTCAATAACGAGCGCTATGTCGGCACAGCGACGCGTGAGCGAGTGCAGGCCGCTGTTGCCCTGCTCAACTTCCGCCCAAGCACCGCAGCGCGCTCGCTCGCCGGGCGGCGCAGCTTCCAGATCGCGCTGATCTGCGACAATCCCAGCCCCTATTATGTCTATGAAATGCAATCGGGCATCCGCGACCGATGTGCGGCGGACGGGGTGCGGATGATCGCGCAGCCCTATGACCGCAACTCGGAGACATTGCTCGACGATGTCGAGAGCCTGGTAGATGCAACCAATGTGGATGGATTAATCCTGACCCCGCCGGTGACCGACTATCCGGCGGTGCTCGACCTGCTTGCGCGGCGCGGCGTACGTTTCGTGCGAGTCTCGCCCGGCGGCGATGTCAACCTGACCTCCTCGACCTTTATCGACAATGGGCGTGCAGCGCGTGAGATGACCGAGCATCTGATCGGGCTTGGTCACCGCCGCATCGGCTTCATCGCCGGCCATCCGAGCTATGAGACCAGCACACAGCGGCGGAACGGCTATCTCAAGGCCCTGCAGGCGGCGGGCATCGCAAGCGATCCGGCACTAATCGTCGAGGGCAGCTACGACTTCGCCTCGGGCGCCGCCGCCGCTGAAATACTGCTGTCGCTTGAAGTGCCGCCAAGCGCGATCTTCGCTTCGAGCGACGATATGGCGGCCGGCGCGCTGACCGTCGCACACCGGCGCGAGATCAGTGTGCCCGGCCAGCTGTCGGTCGCGGGCTTCGACGATACCGCGCTTGCCGGTTTCGTCTGGCCGCCCTTGACCACGATCCGCCAGCCGACCCGGCAAATGGCCTATCAGGCGGCGGACCTGCTGCTCGGTGGCGAGGATGCGCCGGTCGAGCGACGGGAGATCGGCTTCGAACTGGTGGTGCGCGATTCTACCGGGCCGGTTCCGAAATAG
- a CDS encoding CoA ester lyase, with the protein MPRLRSLLFVPGDRPDRMEKALGLGADVLILDLEDSVSLSAKPQARAAVATFLRRSRTVTLYVRVNPLDSGLIDDDLAAVLPAGPDGLLLPKAEGAASLAALDARLSGDIAILPIATETPAAIFALGSYGGVTSRLAGLTWGAEDLPAAIGAATSREADGSYTAPYQLARSLTLFGAHAAGVPAIETVYPDFRDLDGLAAYAARARRDGFTGMMAIHPAQVPVINAAFTPSAAEVERARCVIALFEANPGAGALALDGKMVDAPHLKSAKRLLAGV; encoded by the coding sequence ATGCCTCGCCTGCGCTCGCTGCTGTTTGTTCCTGGCGACCGTCCCGACCGGATGGAAAAGGCATTGGGGCTCGGCGCTGATGTGCTGATCCTCGATCTGGAGGATTCGGTCAGCCTGTCGGCCAAGCCACAAGCGCGTGCGGCGGTCGCGACTTTCCTGCGCCGGTCGCGCACGGTGACGCTTTATGTTCGGGTCAATCCGCTCGACTCCGGGCTGATCGATGACGACCTGGCGGCAGTGCTGCCTGCCGGACCCGACGGGCTATTGCTGCCCAAGGCCGAAGGCGCCGCCTCGCTTGCCGCGCTCGATGCGCGATTGTCGGGCGACATCGCGATTCTGCCGATCGCAACCGAGACGCCGGCGGCGATTTTCGCGCTCGGCAGCTATGGCGGAGTCACATCGCGCCTCGCCGGTCTGACCTGGGGTGCCGAGGATCTGCCCGCCGCGATCGGCGCGGCAACCTCGCGCGAAGCCGATGGCAGCTATACAGCACCCTATCAGCTGGCGCGCTCGCTGACCCTGTTCGGTGCGCATGCAGCGGGGGTGCCGGCGATCGAGACGGTCTATCCCGATTTCCGCGACCTCGACGGTCTGGCGGCTTATGCAGCGCGTGCGCGGCGTGACGGCTTTACCGGCATGATGGCGATCCATCCCGCGCAGGTTCCGGTGATCAACGCTGCCTTTACGCCGAGCGCGGCGGAGGTTGAGCGTGCCCGCTGCGTCATCGCGCTGTTCGAGGCGAACCCCGGCGCTGGCGCGCTGGCGCTTGATGGCAAGATGGTTGACGCGCCGCACCTGAAGTCGGCGAAGCGGTTACTCGCTGGGGTGTAA
- a CDS encoding phosphatase PAP2 family protein, whose translation MIANDPLHAEGVDAAGEVPGGVRHPPWLLAAGGAAALAALILTLIGLFIDRGHRFAFDSAILLAARGGTAHGVPVGPSWMKPAAVDITALGGVTVLTLIVTITVGFLAVRRLWLTMALVLSGTISGSIAVGLVKLLVGRPRPDLTDHLVQVSSASFPSGHAANSAIVYLTIATLIMQIVQGRGARSYILIVAALLVTAIGMSRVYLGVHWPSDVLGGWAFGTLWAIGWWAIGAWARLRRAGVSVLHPSE comes from the coding sequence ATGATCGCTAACGACCCGCTCCACGCCGAGGGCGTCGATGCCGCCGGCGAAGTTCCGGGCGGCGTGCGCCATCCGCCCTGGCTGCTCGCAGCGGGCGGCGCGGCCGCACTGGCGGCGCTGATCCTTACCCTGATCGGCCTGTTCATCGATCGCGGTCACCGTTTCGCATTCGATTCGGCGATCCTGCTCGCCGCACGCGGCGGCACGGCGCATGGCGTACCAGTCGGACCGTCATGGATGAAGCCAGCGGCGGTCGACATCACCGCGCTGGGCGGTGTGACGGTGCTGACCCTGATCGTCACGATCACCGTCGGTTTCCTCGCGGTCAGGCGATTGTGGCTGACCATGGCGCTGGTACTTAGCGGAACGATCAGCGGCTCGATCGCGGTCGGCCTCGTTAAGCTGCTGGTTGGACGGCCGCGGCCAGACCTGACCGATCATCTCGTGCAAGTCAGCTCCGCGAGTTTCCCAAGCGGCCATGCCGCGAACAGCGCGATCGTCTATCTGACCATCGCCACACTGATCATGCAGATCGTGCAGGGCCGCGGCGCACGCAGCTACATCCTGATCGTCGCGGCCTTGCTGGTCACCGCAATCGGCATGAGCCGGGTCTATCTCGGTGTACACTGGCCGAGCGACGTGCTCGGCGGCTGGGCGTTCGGCACGCTTTGGGCGATCGGCTGGTGGGCGATCGGCGCCTGGGCGCGGCTCAGGCGGGCCGGAGTCTCGGTGTTACACCCCAGCGAGTAA
- the aguB gene encoding N-carbamoylputrescine amidase: MTEITVAALQAAFTDDMDANIAHVSALVREAAAKGAQVILPPELFEGEYFCRVEDEGLFANAKPTAEHKAVLAMQKLAAELSVYIPTSFFEADGPHHYNSLAMIGPDGRVMGVYRKSHIPDGPGYEEKFYFRPGNTGFKVWPGPSATLGVGICWDQWYPETARAMMLMGAEVLFYPTAIGSEPHDTSLDTARLWRRAMVGHAVSNVVPIVAANRIGVEHGQTFYGTSFIADERGDILAELGREETGVITATIDLDRVKRHRAAFGFFRDRRPELYGRLVQDI, from the coding sequence ATGACCGAAATCACCGTCGCCGCGCTCCAGGCCGCCTTTACCGACGATATGGACGCGAACATCGCCCATGTCTCCGCCCTCGTGCGCGAGGCCGCGGCGAAGGGAGCGCAAGTGATTTTGCCGCCCGAATTGTTCGAAGGCGAGTATTTTTGCCGCGTCGAGGATGAGGGGCTATTCGCCAATGCGAAGCCTACCGCCGAGCATAAGGCGGTGCTGGCGATGCAGAAACTCGCAGCCGAGCTCAGCGTATATATCCCGACCAGCTTCTTCGAGGCGGACGGGCCGCATCATTACAATAGCCTGGCGATGATCGGCCCCGACGGCCGGGTCATGGGCGTCTATCGCAAGAGCCATATTCCCGACGGACCGGGCTATGAGGAGAAATTCTATTTCCGTCCCGGCAACACCGGCTTCAAGGTCTGGCCGGGCCCCTCAGCAACGCTGGGCGTCGGAATCTGCTGGGACCAATGGTACCCGGAAACCGCCCGCGCGATGATGCTGATGGGCGCGGAAGTCCTGTTCTACCCGACCGCGATCGGCAGCGAGCCGCATGACACGTCGCTCGATACCGCCCGGCTGTGGCGCCGCGCGATGGTCGGCCACGCCGTGTCGAACGTGGTGCCGATCGTCGCCGCCAACCGGATCGGCGTGGAGCACGGGCAGACATTCTATGGCACCAGTTTCATCGCCGACGAGCGCGGCGACATTTTGGCCGAACTGGGCCGCGAGGAAACCGGCGTGATCACCGCAACAATCGATCTCGACCGGGTCAAGCGCCACCGCGCCGCATTCGGTTTCTTCCGCGACCGGCGGCCCGAGCTTTACGGGCGGCTGGTACAGGATATCTAG
- a CDS encoding low affinity iron permease family protein — protein sequence MDRFFEAVAQKVASWAGRPPAFILAFIVVAVWGITGPMFAYSNTWQLVINTGTTIVTFLMVFLIQNAQNRDASAIQAKLDELIRANSEARTDFIGIEHLTEKELEKIKAMLERECGDNETHHESIERMLARL from the coding sequence ATGGATCGGTTTTTCGAAGCGGTCGCGCAGAAAGTGGCGAGTTGGGCGGGACGTCCGCCCGCTTTTATCCTGGCGTTTATCGTCGTCGCCGTCTGGGGCATCACCGGCCCGATGTTCGCCTATTCCAACACGTGGCAGCTGGTAATCAACACCGGTACGACGATCGTCACCTTCCTGATGGTGTTCCTGATCCAGAATGCGCAGAATCGCGACGCCAGTGCGATCCAGGCCAAACTCGACGAACTGATTCGCGCCAATAGCGAAGCGCGCACCGACTTTATCGGCATCGAGCATCTGACCGAAAAGGAACTGGAGAAGATCAAGGCGATGCTCGAACGCGAGTGCGGCGATAACGAGACGCATCACGAATCGATCGAGCGCATGCTGGCGCGGTTGTGA
- a CDS encoding low molecular weight protein tyrosine phosphatase family protein, with product MKNILFVCSQNRLRSPTAEQVFASRPDMEIDSAGTNHDADNPLTAELVEWADVIFVMEKMHRNKLQRRFRSALKQARVISLDIPDDYEFMQPELVRLLETKFARYFPDVPVSS from the coding sequence GTGAAGAACATTCTCTTCGTGTGCAGCCAGAACCGGCTGCGCAGCCCGACGGCGGAACAGGTGTTCGCGTCGCGGCCCGATATGGAAATCGATTCGGCTGGTACCAATCACGACGCCGATAATCCGCTCACTGCCGAACTGGTCGAATGGGCCGATGTGATTTTCGTGATGGAGAAGATGCACCGAAACAAGCTGCAACGGCGCTTTCGCTCCGCCCTGAAGCAGGCCCGCGTGATCAGCCTCGATATTCCCGACGACTATGAATTCATGCAGCCGGAACTGGTGCGGCTGCTGGAGACGAAGTTCGCGCGCTATTTCCCGGATGTGCCGGTGAGCAGCTAG
- a CDS encoding TonB-dependent receptor, with product MIRRLLLASTVSVSAFAFAQPALAQDMSDPTAAPAPVKVDVKADRDDDMRDIIITAPFEQSEADVLSGTSVLSGQELTRSLKPTIGETLARLPGVSATSFGPSASRPILRGFQGERIRVLTDGIGSIDVSNTSVDHAVIIDPLLAERIEVLRGPSALLFGSSAVGGVVNVIDTRIPRSVPVKGYRLSGTATYGSAANERSFGGAGDVAVGEHLVLHADGSYSKTDDLRIGGYALTPERRREALATSLLPVDPADPEPIDYAANAAIKGTLPNSASRTWTAGAGASIITDSGNLGVSYSHYDSLYGVPIRYATLPGEGQEAPRLSIVQNRVDLRGEVDTGGGFLDKIKVRAGQASYRHFELEEDGSVGTAFYNKGLEGRLELIQADHGGWKGASGVQFFNRIFDVKGEEAFLPKNETNQTGFFTLQQLDLGAFKAEGGLRYELTDVAARTPADDLRFFHGARHFQALSGSIGASYAISDPIRIGINLSHTERAPSAEELFANGGHAGTQAYELGSADFRLEKSWGLEATLHAHGEGFSFDASAYYNKFSNYISENQVNQAVCEAAAAPSGREVEFPCFQFSQSDARYYGVEAQGSILLARIGDFKINADALGDYVHANIVDQGPIPRIPAPRVLGGLEAQSDRITGRIEAERVFDQNRVTAFETPTKGYTMVNASISLSPFGADNKTTLNISANNIFDVDARRHASFLKDFAPLAGRDIRATLRFSL from the coding sequence ATGATTCGCCGTCTCCTGCTTGCCAGCACCGTCTCTGTCTCTGCCTTCGCCTTCGCTCAACCCGCGCTTGCTCAGGACATGTCCGATCCCACCGCCGCTCCGGCCCCCGTCAAAGTGGACGTGAAAGCGGATCGCGACGACGACATGCGCGACATCATCATCACCGCGCCATTCGAGCAGAGCGAAGCCGATGTGCTGTCGGGCACGTCGGTCCTGTCCGGTCAGGAGCTGACGCGCAGCCTGAAGCCGACGATCGGCGAGACGCTGGCCCGGCTGCCGGGCGTTTCCGCAACCTCATTCGGGCCGAGCGCATCGCGCCCGATCCTGCGCGGCTTCCAGGGCGAGCGCATCCGCGTGCTGACCGACGGGATCGGATCGATTGACGTGTCCAACACCTCGGTCGATCACGCCGTGATCATCGATCCGCTGCTCGCCGAGCGAATCGAAGTGTTGCGCGGCCCCTCTGCCCTGTTGTTCGGCTCCTCGGCGGTCGGCGGCGTGGTCAACGTCATCGACACACGCATTCCACGAAGCGTGCCGGTAAAGGGCTATCGGCTGAGTGGCACCGCCACCTATGGCTCGGCTGCCAATGAGCGCTCGTTCGGCGGCGCCGGCGACGTCGCGGTCGGCGAGCACCTCGTGCTTCATGCCGATGGCTCCTATTCGAAGACCGACGATCTTCGCATCGGCGGCTATGCGTTGACCCCCGAACGCCGCCGCGAAGCGCTCGCCACCAGCCTGTTGCCGGTCGATCCGGCCGACCCCGAACCGATCGACTATGCCGCCAACGCCGCAATCAAGGGCACGCTGCCCAATTCGGCGAGCAGGACCTGGACCGCCGGCGCCGGCGCGTCGATCATCACCGACAGCGGTAATCTCGGCGTCTCGTACAGCCATTATGACAGCCTGTACGGCGTGCCGATCCGTTATGCGACGCTGCCCGGCGAAGGACAGGAGGCACCGCGCCTGTCGATCGTCCAGAACCGCGTCGACCTGCGCGGCGAGGTCGATACCGGCGGCGGCTTCCTCGACAAGATCAAGGTTCGCGCCGGTCAGGCGAGCTATCGCCATTTCGAACTCGAGGAGGACGGATCGGTCGGCACCGCCTTCTACAATAAGGGCCTGGAGGGCCGGCTCGAGCTGATCCAGGCCGATCATGGCGGCTGGAAGGGTGCATCGGGCGTGCAGTTCTTCAATCGCATCTTCGACGTGAAGGGCGAGGAGGCGTTTCTGCCCAAAAACGAGACCAACCAGACCGGCTTCTTCACCTTGCAGCAGCTCGATCTCGGCGCGTTCAAGGCCGAAGGCGGCCTGCGCTACGAACTGACCGATGTCGCGGCACGCACCCCGGCCGACGATTTACGCTTCTTCCATGGTGCGCGTCACTTCCAGGCGCTGTCGGGGTCGATCGGCGCGTCCTATGCGATCAGCGATCCGATCCGCATCGGCATCAACCTGTCGCATACCGAACGCGCGCCATCAGCGGAGGAATTGTTCGCCAATGGCGGCCATGCCGGAACGCAAGCCTATGAACTGGGCAGCGCCGATTTCCGGCTGGAGAAGAGCTGGGGTCTGGAAGCCACGCTCCACGCACATGGTGAAGGGTTCAGCTTCGACGCGTCAGCCTATTACAATAAATTCTCCAACTATATCTCGGAAAACCAGGTCAATCAGGCGGTGTGCGAAGCGGCCGCCGCGCCGAGCGGCCGCGAGGTCGAATTCCCCTGTTTCCAGTTCAGTCAGTCCGATGCGCGCTACTATGGCGTCGAAGCGCAAGGGTCGATCCTGCTGGCGCGGATCGGCGATTTCAAGATCAATGCCGATGCGCTGGGCGATTACGTCCACGCCAATATCGTCGATCAGGGCCCAATCCCGCGCATCCCCGCGCCGCGCGTCCTCGGCGGGCTGGAAGCGCAATCGGACCGCATCACTGGCCGGATCGAGGCCGAGCGCGTCTTCGACCAAAACCGCGTGACCGCCTTCGAGACGCCGACCAAGGGTTATACCATGGTCAATGCCTCGATCTCGCTCAGCCCGTTCGGCGCCGACAACAAGACCACACTCAACATCAGCGCCAACAACATCTTCGATGTCGATGCGCGGCGCCATGCCAGCTTTCTGAAGGATTTCGCGCCGCTCGCCGGACGCGACATCCGCGCGACCTTACGCTTCAGCCTCTGA
- a CDS encoding PBP1A family penicillin-binding protein yields the protein MRPYPFDPATAPSSKSPSGGAAYGSDRSPLDLSGGLPPPGDYSGGGDDYDADADGYTTNLPVAYRGSRWRWPMRIFGVGILLFVVAVIWLIFTAPLSKSLEPPTPPSITLLAEDGTPIARRGAIIGKAVDASKLPANVTNAFLAIEDRRFKSHWGVDPRGIARAFWHNITSDGRSQGGSTITQQLAKNAFLDSDRTAARKFREVLIAFWLEAWLSKNEILSRYLSNVYFGDNVYGLRAASKHYFNREPEDLSIGQAAMLAGLVKAPSRLAPTVNLKGARDRQKLVVAAMVDAGFLDKAVAADVSPARLSTSKIKPLPDGTYFADWVLPEARDRAGEIATETTVKTTLDRRLQKAAERAIRSAGLRQAQVALVAMRPDGRVVAMVGGKSYADSTFNRAVQARRQPGSAFKLFVYLAALRSGLTPDSKIEDEPVTIADWSPKNSDGRYEGEITLRRAFAKSSNVAAARLIQQVGVKNVTRAARDLGISTPIANEATIALGTSTVSLLELTSAYASIAAQGYPVRPRGIEPSGERSWLQSLTEGAHPLTGDLHANMLDLLSASAETGTGRQAALSVKTYGKTGTTQDNRDALFIGFAGDLVVGVWVGNDDNTPNAGLSGGGIPARIWRAFMISALGVGPAVAPEPEATEEEVDPDAANLIGVDGVNVPLEGDLEGLGLNLRVGQDGSIEINRSNRGDRSDRPRREDRAPRYEEPQYDEQAPDER from the coding sequence ATGCGTCCTTACCCCTTCGATCCGGCGACCGCGCCGTCGAGCAAATCGCCGTCCGGCGGTGCCGCCTATGGCTCCGACCGGTCGCCGCTCGACCTGTCCGGCGGGTTGCCGCCGCCGGGTGATTATTCGGGCGGTGGCGACGATTATGATGCCGATGCCGATGGCTACACGACCAATTTGCCGGTCGCCTATCGCGGGTCGCGCTGGCGCTGGCCGATGCGCATCTTTGGCGTCGGCATATTGCTGTTCGTGGTTGCGGTGATCTGGCTGATCTTCACCGCGCCCTTGTCGAAATCGCTCGAACCGCCGACGCCGCCGAGCATCACGCTGCTCGCCGAAGACGGCACGCCGATCGCACGGCGCGGCGCGATCATCGGCAAGGCGGTCGATGCGTCGAAGCTGCCCGCCAACGTCACCAACGCCTTTCTCGCGATCGAGGACCGGCGCTTCAAATCGCATTGGGGCGTCGACCCGCGCGGTATCGCCCGCGCTTTCTGGCACAATATCACCAGCGACGGGCGCAGTCAGGGCGGCAGCACGATCACCCAGCAGCTTGCCAAGAACGCCTTTCTCGATTCGGATCGAACCGCAGCGCGCAAATTTCGTGAGGTCCTGATCGCCTTTTGGCTCGAGGCATGGCTGTCGAAGAACGAGATCCTCTCGCGCTATCTGTCGAACGTCTATTTCGGCGATAACGTCTATGGCCTGCGCGCGGCGTCGAAACATTATTTCAACCGCGAGCCCGAGGATCTGTCGATCGGCCAGGCGGCAATGCTCGCCGGGTTGGTCAAGGCGCCTTCGCGGCTCGCCCCGACGGTCAATCTGAAGGGCGCGCGCGACCGGCAGAAGCTGGTCGTCGCGGCGATGGTCGATGCCGGTTTCCTCGACAAGGCGGTGGCGGCCGATGTGTCGCCGGCGCGGCTGTCGACGAGCAAGATCAAGCCGTTGCCCGACGGCACCTATTTCGCCGATTGGGTGCTGCCCGAGGCGCGCGACCGCGCAGGCGAGATCGCGACCGAAACCACGGTCAAGACCACGCTCGACCGCCGCCTGCAAAAGGCCGCGGAGCGCGCGATCAGGAGCGCGGGGCTGCGCCAGGCGCAGGTCGCCTTGGTTGCGATGCGCCCCGATGGCCGGGTCGTCGCGATGGTCGGCGGCAAATCCTATGCCGACAGCACGTTCAACCGCGCTGTCCAGGCGCGACGCCAGCCGGGATCGGCGTTCAAGCTGTTCGTCTATCTCGCCGCGTTGCGCAGCGGCCTGACGCCGGATTCGAAGATCGAGGACGAACCGGTGACGATCGCCGACTGGTCGCCGAAGAACAGCGATGGCCGTTATGAGGGCGAGATCACGCTGCGCCGCGCCTTTGCCAAATCGAGCAATGTCGCGGCGGCACGGCTGATCCAGCAAGTCGGGGTGAAGAACGTGACCCGTGCCGCGCGCGACCTCGGCATCTCGACGCCGATTGCCAATGAAGCGACGATCGCGCTCGGCACTTCGACGGTGTCGCTGCTCGAACTGACTTCGGCCTATGCTTCGATCGCCGCGCAAGGCTATCCGGTGCGGCCGCGCGGGATCGAGCCGAGCGGCGAGCGCAGCTGGCTGCAAAGCCTGACCGAGGGTGCGCACCCGCTGACTGGCGATCTGCACGCCAATATGCTCGACCTGCTCTCCGCGTCGGCGGAAACTGGCACTGGGCGTCAGGCGGCGCTGTCGGTCAAAACCTATGGCAAGACCGGCACAACGCAGGACAATCGCGACGCCCTGTTCATCGGTTTTGCCGGCGATCTGGTGGTCGGGGTGTGGGTCGGCAATGACGACAATACGCCGAATGCGGGCCTGTCGGGCGGCGGTATCCCGGCGCGGATCTGGCGCGCCTTCATGATAAGCGCGCTTGGCGTCGGCCCCGCCGTCGCGCCCGAACCGGAGGCGACCGAAGAAGAGGTCGATCCGGATGCCGCCAACCTGATTGGTGTCGACGGTGTCAATGTCCCGCTCGAGGGCGATCTCGAGGGCCTTGGGCTCAATCTGCGCGTTGGTCAGGATGGCAGCATCGAGATCAATCGCTCGAACCGCGGCGATCGCAGCGACCGGCCGCGCCGTGAAGATCGCGCGCCGCGTTATGAGGAACCGCAATATGACGAGCAGGCGCCCGACGAGCGATGA
- a CDS encoding uracil-DNA glycosylase gives MNFAPSPLPTTEPPHDCPRCPRLLGFREELQAEHPDWWNAPVNAFGDPDAWLAIVGLAPGKHGANRTGRPFTGDQSGPLLFDTLAKFGLASGKYEATPDDSLKLDGAIIINAVKCLPPQNKPTPEEIRACRPFLAGQAAALPKARVYIALGQIAHQSAVKILGGKLPKCRFAHLAQHRVPDGRILIDSYHCSRYNQNTGRLTAEMFEAVFARALELRPA, from the coding sequence ATGAATTTCGCACCCAGTCCTTTGCCGACCACCGAGCCGCCGCACGATTGCCCGCGCTGTCCACGCCTTCTCGGGTTCCGCGAAGAATTGCAGGCCGAGCATCCCGATTGGTGGAATGCGCCGGTCAATGCGTTCGGCGACCCGGATGCATGGCTGGCGATCGTCGGGCTGGCGCCCGGCAAACATGGCGCCAACCGCACCGGGCGCCCCTTCACTGGTGACCAGTCGGGGCCATTGCTGTTCGACACGCTGGCCAAGTTCGGGCTGGCCAGCGGCAAATACGAAGCCACGCCCGACGATTCGCTAAAGCTCGACGGCGCGATCATCATCAACGCGGTCAAATGCTTGCCGCCGCAAAACAAACCGACGCCCGAAGAAATCCGCGCTTGCCGCCCGTTCCTTGCCGGTCAGGCGGCGGCATTGCCCAAGGCGCGCGTGTACATCGCGCTCGGCCAGATCGCGCATCAGTCGGCGGTCAAGATCCTGGGCGGCAAGCTGCCCAAATGCCGCTTCGCGCATCTCGCCCAGCACCGCGTGCCCGATGGCCGCATCCTGATCGATAGCTATCATTGCTCGCGCTACAATCAGAATACCGGACGGCTGACGGCCGAGATGTTCGAGGCGGTGTTCGCGCGGGCGCTGGAACTGCGGCCAGCGTGA
- a CDS encoding beta-eliminating lyase-related protein, producing MRFFSDNAAPVHPAVFAALEQANTLDTAYDGDGWSRQLDARFSDLFEVEVRALWVPSGTSANCLALAALCPPHGAVVCHRDAHIQNDECGAPEFYTHGAKLLLGEGEGAKLTPKTILAVLDATRDDVHQVQPHAISITNATEYGRVYTPNEVAAIGHLARERRLGLHMDGARFANAVAHLGCTPADLTWRAGVDALSFGFVKNGGMSAEALIFFKTDLQAATLYRRKRAGLLLSKGRYLAAQIHALLDHDLWLDNARASNAGATMLAEAAGDRLVHPVEANEVFLRVTAAEAERLRAKGFDFYDWGPGEARLVISWDHRAEAIRPLADAIAAL from the coding sequence ATGCGCTTCTTCTCCGATAATGCCGCCCCGGTTCATCCCGCTGTTTTCGCAGCGCTCGAACAGGCCAATACGCTCGACACCGCCTATGACGGCGATGGCTGGAGCCGCCAGCTCGATGCGCGTTTCTCCGACCTGTTCGAGGTCGAGGTGCGCGCGTTATGGGTGCCCTCGGGCACCTCAGCCAATTGCCTCGCGCTTGCCGCGCTGTGTCCGCCGCATGGCGCGGTCGTGTGTCACCGCGACGCGCATATTCAGAACGACGAATGTGGCGCGCCGGAATTCTACACCCATGGCGCAAAGCTGCTGCTTGGCGAGGGTGAGGGCGCCAAGCTGACGCCCAAGACCATCCTCGCCGTGCTCGACGCCACGCGCGATGATGTGCATCAGGTTCAGCCGCATGCGATCTCGATCACCAACGCGACCGAATATGGTCGCGTCTATACCCCCAATGAGGTCGCCGCGATTGGCCATCTCGCGCGCGAACGTCGGCTCGGCCTGCATATGGACGGTGCGCGCTTCGCCAATGCGGTCGCGCATCTCGGTTGCACGCCGGCCGACCTGACCTGGCGCGCCGGGGTCGATGCGCTGAGCTTCGGGTTTGTCAAGAATGGCGGGATGAGCGCTGAGGCGCTGATTTTCTTCAAGACCGATTTGCAGGCCGCGACGCTCTATCGCCGTAAGCGCGCCGGGCTGCTGCTGTCCAAGGGCCGTTATCTCGCGGCGCAGATTCATGCGCTGCTCGATCATGATCTGTGGCTCGACAATGCGCGTGCGTCGAACGCCGGCGCGACTATGCTCGCCGAGGCTGCGGGCGACCGGCTGGTCCATCCGGTCGAGGCGAACGAAGTGTTCCTGCGTGTTACCGCCGCCGAGGCCGAGCGACTGCGCGCCAAGGGTTTCGATTTTTACGACTGGGGCCCGGGCGAGGCGCGGCTGGTGATCTCCTGGGATCATCGGGCCGAGGCCATCCGCCCGCTCGCGGACGCGATCGCCGCACTCTGA
- the folK gene encoding 2-amino-4-hydroxy-6-hydroxymethyldihydropteridine diphosphokinase — MPNSTCAPLSTYVVAIGSNRRGRHGAPQAQVAAAIRAIGDVVATAPIFTTAPVGPSIRRFANSAVLLETSEDPPELLARLKAIERDFGRRLGQRWGARVIDLDIILWSGGAWGDAGLTIPHIDFRERRFVLDPLARIAPDWRDPITGLTVRQLVHRLRAVDQRASRP; from the coding sequence GTGCCAAACTCAACCTGTGCCCCCCTTTCGACCTATGTCGTCGCTATCGGATCGAACCGTCGCGGTCGTCATGGTGCGCCGCAGGCGCAGGTCGCGGCAGCGATTAGAGCAATTGGCGACGTCGTGGCGACCGCGCCGATCTTCACCACCGCGCCGGTCGGTCCCTCGATCCGGCGTTTCGCCAATAGTGCGGTCCTGCTCGAAACTTCCGAGGACCCGCCCGAACTGCTCGCCCGGCTCAAGGCGATCGAGCGCGATTTCGGGCGGCGGCTTGGGCAGCGCTGGGGCGCGCGGGTGATCGACCTCGACATCATCCTGTGGTCGGGCGGCGCCTGGGGCGATGCCGGCCTGACGATCCCGCATATCGATTTCCGCGAGCGCCGTTTCGTGCTTGATCCACTCGCGCGCATTGCGCCTGACTGGCGCGATCCAATCACCGGTCTGACCGTGCGACAACTCGTCCATCGTCTGCGCGCGGTTGACCAGCGCGCGTCGCGCCCGTAA